In one Myripristis murdjan chromosome 5, fMyrMur1.1, whole genome shotgun sequence genomic region, the following are encoded:
- the LOC115359467 gene encoding zinc finger and SCAN domain-containing protein 2-like: MGTLQFLNAFISERLAAAAVEIFGAVEKTLIEYQGEISRSKEEIDHLRTLVLWPEVKLHRAGHRVTPQSCDEEGPPEQHHCDDEWSPNVSQEHPNALLIKQELDVRADQRGLSSRQKSDTIVCPPFVKRECHQHSPPPLHLYRILTVEHNSVSTTEDIKAEPDGDGFVTSPSTGEAESPCGINPECSGVERETLQGSLEIAPHGYRSPETQYCEQDWSPCQDHEDSDAPQIKKEKFALSGPEESDKDCKLPIQCEKSVYDKPHCSSPSQDQTLRYRTFYPAKEMTRDPDGENYQLSRSSRVCQSIFSVNPDYTAAHGEYVENAAGVENGEWLKALKPKGTRTKKRQTSNSCTEGREESFSVEGDVKDLARERRHTCPICRKRFKESSHLRDHVRIHTGEKPFQCKECGMNFRQSGALTLHMRTHTGERPYQCSDCGRRFNRKGDMETHRVTHTGERPHQCLACGKSFRRKSNLNTHLKTHAEEKMDYTEPL, encoded by the exons ATGGGTACACTGCAGTTTCTCAACGCCTTCATCTCTGAGAGGCTGGCAGCGGCGGCTGTGGAGATTTTCGGGGCGGTGGAGAAAACATTGATAGAGTACCAGGGGGAGATCAGCCGATCCAAGGAGGAGATAGATCATCTGCGGACACTGGTGCTGTGGCCTGAAGTCAAATTGCACAGGGCAG GCCATCGGGTCACTCCTCAAAGCTGTGATGAGGAGGGTCCCCCTGAGCAGCACCACTGTGATGATGAGTGGAGCCCAAACGTCAGCCAGGAGCACCCAAATGCCCTTCTTATTAAACAGGAACTTGACGTCAGGGCAGATCAGCGAGGACTTTCCTCAAGGCAGAAGTCTGATACCATTGTATGTCCTCCGTTTGTGAAAAGAGAATGCCACCAGCACTCCCCTCCGCCTCTGCACCTTTACCGAATACTAACTGTTGAACACAACTCTGTCAGCACAACAGAGGATATCAAAGCAGAGCCTGATGGTGATGGGTTTGTAACATCTCCATCAACCGGGGAGGCAGAGTCACCCTGTGGAATAAATCCAGAGTGCTCTGGAGTTGAACGAGAAACCCTGCAAG GTTCCCTGGAAATTGCTCCTCATGGGTACAGGTCCCCTGAGACGCAGTACTGTGAACAGGATTGGAGCCCCTGTCAAGATCATGAGGACTCTGACGCCCCACAGATCAAAAAGGAAAAGTTTGCGTTGTCTGGTCCCGAGGAGTCTGACAAAGACTGTAAACTTCCCATCCAGTGTGAGAAGAGTGTGTATGATAAGCCTCACTGTTCAAGCCCCAGCCAAGATCAAACTCTCAGGTACAGAACATTTTACCCTGCGAAGGAAATGACAAGAGACCCCGATGGAGAAAACTACCAACTATCAAGATCTAGCCGAGTTTGTCAGTCCATCTTCTCAGTGAATCCAGACTACACAGCTGCCCATGGTGAATATGTTGAGAATGCGGCAGGTGTCGAGAATGGAGAATGGCTAAAGGCACTCAAACCAAAAGGAACAAGGACAAAGAAAAGGCAAACCTCTAACTCGTGCACtgaaggaagagaagagagctTTAGTGTGGAGGGAGACGTGAAGGATCTCGCCAGGGAAAGACGCCACACGTGCCCCATATGCAGGAAGCGTTTCAAAGAGTCAAGTCATTTAAGGGATCATGtgagaatccacacaggagagaaaccattccaGTGTAAGGAATGTGGCATGAACTTCAGGCAGAGTGGAGCTTTGACTTTACATATGAGGACCCACACAGGGGAAAGGCCGTACCAGTGCAGCGACTGCGGCCGGCGCTTTAATCGGAAAGGAGACATGGAGACTCACAGGGTGACTCATACAGGAGAAAGGCCACACCAGTGCCTGGCATGTGGGAAAAGCTTCAGAAGGAAGAGCAActtaaacacacatttaaagacacatgcagaggagaaaatggattACACTGAACCACTGTGA
- the LOC115359466 gene encoding interferon-induced GTP-binding protein Mx — MNTLNQQYEEKVRPCIDLIDSLRSLGVEKDLALPAIAVIGDQSSGKSSVLEALSGVALPRGSGIVTRCPLELKMKRKRDGEEWYGKISYQDHEEEIEEPADVEKHIRKAQDDMAGVGVGISDDLISLEIASPDVPDLTLIDLPGIARVAVKGQPENIGDQIKRLISKFITKQETISLVVVPCNVDIATTEALKMAQEVDPDGERTLGILTKPDLVDKGTEETVVDIIHNEVIHLKKGYMIVKCRGQKEITEKVSLTEATERETAFFKDHAHFGTLYDEGNATIPKLAEKLTLELVHHIEKSLPRLEEQIEEKLAQTHGELDRYGTGPPTDTAERLVFLIDKVTQFTHDALSVTTGEELKCGERLNVFSTLRKQFGTWKAHLDRSGQKFNERIEREVAAYEEMYRGRELPGFINYKTFEVMVKDQIKQLEEPAVKKLKDIADAVRKVFIQLAYVSFTGFPNLMKTAKGKIEAIKQEKEATAESMLRTQFQMELIVYTQDSTYSSSLSERKREEEEDLPVQKQNSKRMIVYCPDNHATLQEMMLHLKSYYSIASQRLADQIPLVIRYQMLQESAIQLQREMLQMIQDKENMEFLLKEDMDIGVKRSALQSRLKRLMKARSYLVEF; from the exons ATGAACACACTTAACCAGCAATATGAGGAGAAAGTGCGCCCCTGCATTGACCTCATCGACTCCCTGCGCTCCCTGGGTGTGGAGAAGGACCTGGCGCTGCCTGCCATCGCCGTGATTGGCGACCAAAGCTCGGGGAAGAGCTCTGTGCTGGAGGCGCTGTCAGGAGTGGCTTTGCCGAGGGGCAGTG GTATTGTCACAAGATGCCCTCTTGAactgaagatgaaaagaaagagagacggagaggagtGGTATGGCAAGATAAGCTACCAAGACCATGAGGAAGAGATTGAAGAACCTGCGGATGTGGAAAAGCATATTCGAAAag CCCAGGATGATATGGCTGGGGTCGGTGTGGGgatcagtgatgacctcatcagtCTGGAGATTGCGTCTCCTGATGTTCCAGATCTGACACTCATTGATCTGCCGGGCATTGCCAGGGTGGCAGTCAAGGGCCAACCAGAGAACATTGGGGACCAG ATCAAGAGACTGATCAGCAAGTTCATCACAAAACAAGAAACCATCAGCTTGGTTGTTGTCCCATGCAACGTTGACATCGCAACTACAGAGGCTTTGAAGATGGCACAAGAGGTGGATCCTGATGGAGAGAGGACTTTGG GTATCCTTACCAAGCCGGACTTAGTTGACAAAGGCACAGAGGAGACGGTTGTGGACATTATTCATAATGAGGTCATCCACCTGAAGAAGGGTTACATGATCGTCAAGTGCAGGGGTCAGAAAGAGATCACAGAGAAAGTGTCTCTGACTGAagcaacagaaagagagacggcATTTTTCAAAGATCATGCTCATTTCGG CACTCTCTATGATGAAGGCAATGCCACCATTCCTAAACTGGCAGAGAAACTCACCCTGGAGCTAGTGCATCATATTGAG AAATCTCTGCCTCGGCTGGAGGAGCAAATTGAAGAGAAGCTGGCACAAACCCATGGAGAGCTGGACAGATATGGCACTGGACCCCCAACTGACACCGCAGAGAGACTCGTCTTCCTCATTGAT aAAGTGACACAATTCACTCATGATGCTCTCAGTGTAACAACAGGAGAGGAGCTGAAGTGTGGAGAGAGGCTCAATGTCTTTTccacactcagaaaacagtttgGAACATGGAAGGCCCACTTAGACCGCTCTGGACAAAAAT TTAACGAGAGAATTGAGAGAGAGGTAGCTGCATATGAAGAGATGTACCGTGGTAGGGAACTGCCAGGATTCATCAACTACAAGACCTTTGAGGTCATGGTGAAGGATCAGATCAAACAGCTTGAGGAACCTGCTGTCAAGAAACTCAAGGATATAGCAG ATGCTGTGAGGAAAGTGTTCATTCAGCTGGCCTATGTTAGCTTTACTGGATTTCCTAATCTCATGAAAACAGCCAAG GGTAAGATCGAAGCCATCaagcaggagaaggaggcaACTGCTGAGTCCATGCTGAGAACTCAGTTCCAGATGGAGCTGATTGTTTACACCCAGGACAGCACATACAGCAGCAGTTtgagtgagaggaagagggaggaggaggaggatctgCCAGTTCAAAAACAGAATTCAAAAAGGATGATTGTTTACTGCCCAGATAACCATGCCACACTGCAGGAGATGATGTTGCACCTGAAATCATATTATAGC ATTGCTAGCCAGCGTCTAGCTGACCAGATCCCTCTGGTGATTCGCTATCAGATGTTGCAAGAGTCTGCCATTCAGCTGCAGAGGGAGATGCTACAGATGATTCAGGACAAGGAGAACATGGAGTTCCTGCTGAAGGAGGATATGGACATTGGTGTCAAGAGATCCGCCTTGCAGAGTCGCCTCAAACGCCTGATGAAGGCCCGCTCTTACCTGGTGGAGTTCTAG